In Lacrimispora indolis DSM 755, a genomic segment contains:
- the lgt gene encoding prolipoprotein diacylglyceryl transferase has translation MANTADISFVHLGITIDHLRNSISIFGFRIAFYGIIIGVGILAGLWIATSDAKRRGQDPDLYLDYTLYAIIISIMGARIYYVLFDWDNYKDDLLQILNLRAGGLAIYGGVIAAVITLIVYARVKKLSFFSLADTGCLGLITGQIIGRWGNFFNCEAFGGYTDSLFAMRIRRALVNENMISRELLNHMIVRDGVEYIQVHPTFLYESVWNLCVLAFMLWYRKRKRFDGEMLFIYLLGYGLGRVWIEGLRTDQLIFFSTGIPVSQALSLILVVISTLVLFCKHRQIRKKSKGEVMI, from the coding sequence ATGGCAAATACGGCAGATATTAGTTTTGTTCATTTGGGGATTACAATCGACCATTTACGAAACAGTATCTCAATATTTGGATTCCGCATTGCATTTTACGGGATTATCATAGGGGTTGGAATATTAGCAGGTCTTTGGATTGCAACAAGCGATGCAAAACGCAGGGGGCAGGATCCGGATCTTTATCTGGATTATACTCTTTATGCAATCATTATCTCTATTATGGGAGCCCGAATCTATTATGTTTTATTTGATTGGGACAATTATAAGGATGATCTGCTTCAAATTTTAAATCTCAGGGCAGGAGGGCTGGCCATTTATGGAGGTGTCATAGCGGCCGTCATAACTCTAATTGTTTATGCCAGGGTGAAGAAACTTTCCTTCTTTTCCTTGGCTGACACTGGATGCCTAGGATTGATAACCGGGCAGATTATAGGAAGATGGGGAAACTTCTTTAATTGCGAGGCGTTTGGCGGATATACCGACAGCCTGTTTGCTATGAGAATCAGAAGAGCGCTGGTTAATGAGAATATGATATCAAGAGAGCTTTTGAACCATATGATCGTAAGAGATGGGGTAGAGTATATACAGGTTCATCCCACTTTCTTATATGAATCGGTCTGGAATCTCTGCGTGCTGGCATTTATGCTTTGGTACAGGAAACGCAAGAGGTTCGATGGGGAGATGCTTTTTATTTACCTGCTTGGCTATGGTTTGGGGCGAGTGTGGATCGAAGGACTCCGCACGGACCAGCTAATATTCTTTAGTACTGGCATTCCGGTGTCTCAGGCACTGTCATTAATTCTGGTAGTGATATCTACTCTTGTGCTCTTCTGCAAACACAGACAGATACGAAAAAAGAGCAAAGGAGAAGTAATGATATGA
- a CDS encoding ribonuclease domain-containing protein, whose product MGWFSWLNRKKAEEPPKPPEPLVLGARLRCRYGSHDSFLHLEKESIDINTLPGACVDDCIALENILSFGNCHVGHLCEFKMEIEGKWENPEPQKTMVNGKEIITTKSILKCRESAEEFEIIKSGQDGIYAKQILLIREMQNRYPGLLEILQDSYGSLYLQEGMYEEGLRFLEDRMKAHGGEVEINSMYADGNLEGHLMLASMERLLVDCNTKAFEVFMEDLTDTACQNKMGNKAEWNQNYLNATMLELFKKDCKETAKKMETDPISRAIEKHKMFGSWFAESTNAMAYSILLYYSGTSEVRNRKGKSTEEESNIGVAKRQDNAAGIKGDKINNKGSGEVGIGAKGSGEVIQNSSIIPDKAYDIANQVKNNNGTPLAGYKGGRTYKNIPLEEGAQKLPEGISYREYDVNPYVKGKNRGAERIVIGDDSSVWYTNDHYSSFTKIQ is encoded by the coding sequence ATGGGTTGGTTTTCCTGGCTGAATAGGAAAAAAGCGGAGGAACCACCGAAGCCGCCGGAACCACTGGTGTTAGGAGCGAGGTTACGCTGTAGATATGGATCTCATGACAGTTTTTTACATCTGGAGAAAGAGAGTATTGATATCAATACTCTGCCGGGAGCATGTGTAGATGATTGCATTGCGTTGGAGAACATTTTATCTTTTGGAAATTGCCATGTAGGACATCTGTGTGAGTTTAAGATGGAAATAGAAGGGAAATGGGAGAATCCAGAACCGCAAAAAACCATGGTCAATGGAAAGGAAATTATCACAACAAAATCGATTCTGAAATGCAGGGAATCTGCCGAGGAATTTGAAATTATTAAATCAGGCCAGGATGGGATATATGCGAAGCAGATATTGTTAATCCGTGAGATGCAAAATAGATATCCGGGCTTGTTGGAAATCCTTCAGGATTCATATGGTAGCCTGTATCTGCAAGAAGGGATGTACGAAGAGGGACTCCGGTTTTTAGAGGATAGGATGAAAGCCCATGGAGGAGAGGTAGAAATCAATAGCATGTATGCCGATGGAAATCTGGAGGGGCATTTAATGCTGGCGTCCATGGAAAGGCTGCTGGTGGACTGTAATACAAAAGCATTTGAAGTATTTATGGAGGATTTGACTGATACAGCGTGTCAGAACAAAATGGGTAACAAGGCAGAGTGGAATCAAAATTATCTGAATGCAACAATGCTGGAACTATTTAAGAAGGATTGTAAAGAGACCGCAAAGAAGATGGAGACAGACCCTATAAGCAGAGCCATTGAGAAACATAAAATGTTTGGCAGCTGGTTTGCAGAAAGTACAAATGCCATGGCGTATTCAATACTCCTTTATTATTCAGGTACGAGCGAAGTGAGGAATAGAAAGGGGAAATCTACAGAAGAGGAATCTAATATTGGAGTGGCTAAGAGACAAGATAATGCTGCTGGAATAAAAGGTGATAAGATTAATAACAAAGGTTCTGGCGAGGTGGGAATTGGTGCTAAGGGGTCTGGTGAGGTAATTCAGAATAGCTCTATAATTCCAGATAAAGCTTATGATATAGCGAATCAGGTAAAGAATAATAATGGGACACCACTGGCTGGATATAAAGGTGGACGAACATATAAGAATATACCTTTAGAAGAAGGTGCACAGAAACTTCCAGAGGGAATAAGTTATAGGGAATATGACGTCAATCCATACGTGAAAGGCAAAAATAGAGGTGCTGAAAGAATAGTTATTGGCGATGATAGTTCTGTATGGTATACTAATGACCATTACTCTTCTTTTACAAAAATACAATAA
- a CDS encoding aspartyl-phosphate phosphatase Spo0E family protein encodes MMMSKEELIRDIEEARERLNKSIEHDDEDIIYHRSVELDKLIEQYIAAGY; translated from the coding sequence ATGATGATGTCAAAAGAAGAGTTAATACGTGATATTGAAGAAGCAAGGGAAAGATTAAATAAAAGCATTGAGCATGATGATGAAGATATTATTTATCACAGAAGTGTGGAACTGGATAAATTAATTGAACAATATATTGCCGCAGGCTATTGA
- a CDS encoding glutamate synthase subunit beta, whose product MGKPTGFLEYSRKTGKTVDPKARIKNYNEFHLPLSEKEQKCQGARCMDCGVPFCQSGVILKGMVSGCPLNNLIPEWNELVYTGTWRQAYNRLKKTNSFPEFTARVCPAPCEAACTCGLNGDPVSIKENEYAIIERAYESGLAGPVPPKIRTGKRVAVIGSGPAGLAAADQLNKRGHSVTVLEREDRIGGLLMYGIPNMKLEKHIIERKAEIMKQEGVTFLTGADVGKNHKTKDLLKDYDRIILACGASNPRDLKVPGRDGEGIYFAVDFLKSTTKSLLNSNLQDNSYISAKGKHVIVIGGGDTGNDCVGTVIRHGCASVTQLEMMPKLPEKRTPDNSWPEWPKVLKTDYGQEESIVVFGKDPRVYQTTVKEFIKDKSGKVVKAVLMSLESKKDEKTGRMNMEPVAGSEKEVPADIVLIAAGFLGAQNYVADAFGVKLNGRSNVETENGKYKTNVDKVFAAGDMRRGQSLVVWAIREGREVAKEVDISLMGYSNLA is encoded by the coding sequence ATGGGAAAGCCAACAGGATTTTTAGAATACAGCAGAAAAACGGGAAAAACGGTAGATCCCAAGGCTCGTATAAAAAATTATAACGAGTTCCATCTGCCTCTTTCCGAAAAAGAACAAAAATGCCAGGGTGCCCGCTGCATGGACTGCGGCGTCCCATTCTGCCAGTCCGGTGTGATTTTAAAGGGAATGGTTTCCGGCTGTCCCCTTAATAATCTGATCCCGGAATGGAATGAGCTTGTGTATACAGGAACATGGCGGCAGGCCTACAACAGGCTGAAAAAGACCAACAGCTTTCCGGAATTCACCGCCAGGGTATGCCCGGCCCCCTGTGAGGCTGCGTGTACCTGCGGATTAAACGGGGACCCGGTTAGCATCAAGGAAAATGAGTATGCAATCATTGAACGGGCTTATGAAAGCGGCTTGGCAGGTCCTGTTCCGCCCAAGATCCGCACAGGCAAAAGGGTGGCTGTCATCGGTTCCGGCCCGGCAGGGCTGGCGGCGGCGGACCAGTTAAACAAAAGAGGGCACAGCGTCACCGTACTGGAAAGAGAAGACCGCATAGGCGGCCTCCTTATGTATGGAATCCCCAATATGAAGCTGGAAAAGCATATCATTGAACGGAAGGCAGAGATCATGAAGCAGGAGGGCGTGACGTTCTTAACAGGTGCTGATGTAGGAAAGAATCATAAGACCAAAGACTTATTAAAGGATTATGACCGGATCATCCTGGCTTGCGGAGCGTCAAACCCAAGGGATTTAAAAGTCCCTGGAAGAGATGGTGAGGGTATCTATTTTGCAGTGGATTTCTTAAAGTCCACCACAAAGAGCCTGTTAAATTCCAACTTGCAGGATAACAGCTATATTTCCGCAAAAGGCAAGCATGTTATTGTCATTGGCGGCGGAGATACGGGAAATGACTGTGTTGGAACGGTTATCCGTCATGGCTGTGCCTCTGTCACCCAGCTTGAGATGATGCCAAAGCTCCCGGAAAAGCGGACCCCGGACAACAGCTGGCCCGAATGGCCGAAGGTGTTGAAAACCGATTACGGCCAGGAAGAATCCATAGTCGTATTCGGCAAGGATCCCAGGGTATATCAGACCACAGTAAAGGAGTTTATAAAGGATAAGTCCGGCAAGGTGGTAAAAGCGGTGCTCATGAGTCTGGAATCTAAAAAGGATGAAAAGACCGGCCGCATGAACATGGAACCGGTGGCCGGCAGCGAAAAGGAAGTTCCGGCTGACATTGTTTTGATCGCAGCAGGTTTTCTTGGAGCGCAGAATTACGTGGCTGATGCTTTTGGTGTGAAATTAAACGGCAGAAGCAACGTGGAGACTGAAAACGGGAAATATAAGACGAATGTGGATAAGGTGTTTGCGGCCGGAGACATGCGCCGTGGGCAATCCCTGGTGGTCTGGGCGATCAGAGAAGGCAGGGAAGTGGCTAAGGAAGTGGATATCAGTTTAATGGGGTATTCAAACCTGGCATAG
- a CDS encoding VOC family protein translates to MWLGAIVLDSGNSEELSDFYQKLLGWTKERQFFEDETWIIVKSSEGQGTPLVFQEVSDYAPPKWPAVKGVQQQMLHLDFYVKEADLDKEVSRAISCGAVLSEIQLSESWKVMLDPACHPFCIIPLPPK, encoded by the coding sequence ATGTGGTTAGGAGCAATTGTTTTGGATTCCGGCAACTCGGAGGAATTATCAGATTTTTATCAGAAATTATTGGGTTGGACAAAGGAACGGCAATTTTTTGAAGATGAAACATGGATTATTGTAAAAAGCTCTGAGGGACAAGGTACGCCACTGGTATTTCAGGAGGTCAGCGATTACGCACCACCAAAATGGCCGGCTGTTAAAGGTGTCCAGCAGCAAATGCTTCACTTGGATTTTTATGTGAAAGAAGCAGATTTGGATAAAGAGGTAAGCCGCGCGATCTCCTGCGGGGCAGTTTTGTCAGAAATACAATTATCAGAAAGCTGGAAAGTGATGCTTGATCCTGCCTGTCATCCCTTCTGCATCATACCGCTTCCGCCAAAATAA
- a CDS encoding contractile injection system protein, VgrG/Pvc8 family — MKADKIHISHFDFLTLESLEIDRAVGEHATASVSGYIRDGDAKDYRWKVLEHIWVTITAEDEDGETRNLMTGIIAGFSLETRPHATHLTLILKSGTYLMEAAVHFRSFQNTGMTYLDVLKGINQSYGKAGVKEEGGLETTPIDFLLQYKETDWEFISRIASRFGKAVTPAITREGVFYYIGSVHYDTYQMPPSTSCGVRKHVDSFMTQGANGLGSLMEQDYLEYHIPSRDIYDLWDRLMLGNEGGYVFRIQSEYQHGELMNTYTLRPLDGMGVMQTSNEFQSGCSFLATVREVMRDMVRIELTGDENSGQEITRWFPYSTGYSSPDGSGWYCMPEPDDQVRLQIPDQTEEHGYVISSVHMGTGNDRKNPDHKSIKTKYGKELLFTPDSLELTNNQGMSIRIKDGEGIQIISNKDISITSGGNMTLSSDASLVIAGSEQVDIRQSGAGLHMDKDITFTGGKFRIQ; from the coding sequence ATGAAGGCTGATAAGATACATATTTCTCATTTTGATTTTCTGACGTTGGAAAGCCTGGAGATAGACCGGGCAGTCGGGGAACACGCAACAGCTTCTGTCAGCGGTTATATCCGTGATGGGGATGCAAAAGATTACAGATGGAAGGTATTGGAACATATATGGGTGACAATAACCGCCGAGGATGAAGACGGGGAGACAAGGAACCTGATGACAGGGATAATTGCCGGTTTTTCTTTAGAAACCCGGCCTCATGCCACCCATCTTACCCTGATACTGAAGAGTGGGACCTACCTTATGGAGGCCGCAGTCCATTTCCGATCCTTTCAGAATACCGGCATGACCTATCTGGATGTGCTGAAGGGTATAAATCAGTCCTATGGTAAAGCTGGAGTAAAGGAGGAGGGAGGACTGGAGACGACGCCGATAGACTTCTTATTGCAGTATAAAGAAACTGACTGGGAGTTCATCAGTCGGATTGCAAGCCGCTTCGGCAAGGCTGTCACACCCGCAATTACCAGGGAGGGAGTCTTTTATTATATAGGAAGCGTTCATTATGACACCTACCAGATGCCTCCATCCACAAGCTGCGGCGTCAGAAAGCATGTGGACAGTTTTATGACACAAGGGGCAAATGGTCTGGGCTCGCTCATGGAACAGGATTATCTGGAATACCATATCCCGTCAAGGGATATCTATGACCTGTGGGACAGGCTTATGCTAGGGAACGAAGGCGGATATGTCTTCAGGATACAAAGTGAATACCAGCATGGTGAGTTGATGAACACCTATACTCTTCGGCCGCTGGATGGGATGGGGGTAATGCAGACGTCCAATGAATTCCAATCAGGCTGCTCCTTCCTGGCAACTGTGAGGGAAGTGATGCGTGATATGGTAAGAATAGAACTGACAGGGGATGAAAATTCCGGTCAGGAGATTACCAGATGGTTCCCTTATTCCACCGGATATTCCTCACCTGATGGATCGGGCTGGTACTGCATGCCGGAACCCGATGACCAGGTCCGCCTGCAGATTCCGGATCAGACAGAGGAGCATGGATATGTTATCAGTTCCGTACATATGGGGACCGGGAATGACAGGAAGAACCCGGATCATAAATCCATTAAGACAAAGTATGGGAAGGAACTGCTGTTTACTCCAGACAGCCTGGAACTGACGAACAACCAGGGGATGTCCATCAGAATAAAGGATGGGGAGGGGATACAGATCATAAGTAATAAGGACATATCCATCACCTCAGGGGGGAATATGACTCTTTCCAGCGATGCCTCACTTGTCATAGCCGGGTCGGAACAGGTGGATATCAGACAGAGCGGGGCCGGGCTTCATATGGATAAGGATATTACCTTCACCGGCGGAAAGTTCAGGATACAATGA
- a CDS encoding contractile injection system protein, VgrG/Pvc8 family, with the protein MAEYITDSELKIKCNIKISQLRHLSIREGIGTHAMAEFAAEIEPGSLDLSCEEHNSQPLMIYSVKDQKELLLFSGVIGKIRIEKESSSDRLYLSAYSLSWIMDLERKSRSFQNCNETVLGLIQKIIRENSFNLLCSAEDKAVTKPFIQYEETDWEFLLRLSTHLHAPVIAAGDYEGKGIYLGFPESRVPLELNVSCERWCMDAEYKKSANWRTREAAYYEVDTIQILHLGQCVSYRDEILWPYHVRLNLQNGILRCTCKLAGKNHNMFPTIYNPRMKGISLTGTVLERKEEAIRIHLDIDEKQDAGMAYFYPWFPENGNMVYCMPETGSRVHLLMPGEDEQEAVGIHCMWQNGQVCEETQNPDNRWFTTDSEKKIALKPSDIELSTSGGQSGISIQDGVGDIIRSSGEVLVQAKGKVALHGARIELRAPTEITAIKRQLGNPAVVNICHNLDFMGEYSTFKNLNELKTGIPARGPGFRKENQAKGDNLEEERRKKEKEKLQLKLKELSEEDEKGTYEFGPSIVNIISSIPQSIEQDRLSQIAVGFRPIAGRMEGE; encoded by the coding sequence TTGGCGGAGTATATTACAGATAGTGAATTAAAAATCAAATGCAATATCAAGATAAGTCAGTTACGGCATCTTTCTATCAGAGAAGGCATTGGTACCCATGCCATGGCCGAGTTCGCGGCAGAAATAGAGCCTGGGAGCCTGGATCTATCCTGCGAGGAGCATAACAGTCAACCTCTCATGATCTATTCTGTAAAGGATCAGAAGGAGCTCCTGCTTTTTTCCGGAGTAATTGGTAAGATCCGCATAGAAAAGGAATCATCATCTGATCGATTGTACCTATCGGCCTATTCCTTATCCTGGATTATGGATCTGGAAAGGAAAAGCAGATCGTTCCAGAACTGTAATGAAACAGTTTTAGGATTGATCCAAAAAATTATCCGGGAGAATTCTTTCAATTTACTATGTTCTGCGGAAGATAAAGCTGTCACGAAGCCTTTTATCCAGTATGAGGAAACAGACTGGGAATTCCTTCTTAGGTTGTCAACTCACCTGCATGCTCCTGTCATTGCAGCAGGTGATTATGAAGGCAAGGGAATATACCTGGGATTCCCGGAGAGCAGAGTCCCCCTGGAATTAAATGTATCGTGTGAAAGATGGTGTATGGATGCGGAATATAAAAAATCGGCAAACTGGAGGACCAGGGAAGCCGCCTATTATGAAGTGGACACAATCCAAATCCTTCATTTGGGGCAATGTGTCAGTTACAGGGATGAGATTTTGTGGCCGTATCATGTAAGATTGAATTTGCAGAATGGGATTCTACGTTGTACCTGTAAGCTGGCAGGGAAGAACCATAATATGTTCCCCACTATCTATAATCCTCGTATGAAAGGCATCTCGCTGACCGGTACGGTACTGGAGCGGAAAGAAGAGGCAATCAGAATCCACCTGGATATTGATGAAAAACAGGATGCTGGCATGGCATACTTTTACCCTTGGTTCCCGGAGAATGGAAACATGGTATACTGCATGCCGGAAACCGGAAGCAGAGTCCACCTTCTTATGCCGGGGGAGGATGAACAGGAAGCGGTAGGAATCCACTGCATGTGGCAGAACGGACAGGTGTGTGAAGAGACGCAGAATCCAGACAACCGCTGGTTTACAACAGATTCGGAGAAAAAAATAGCACTCAAACCGTCAGATATTGAATTGTCCACTAGTGGCGGACAATCAGGGATTTCCATACAAGATGGTGTGGGAGACATCATCCGCAGCAGCGGGGAGGTTCTGGTCCAGGCAAAAGGAAAGGTAGCTCTGCATGGAGCCAGGATTGAGCTGAGAGCACCCACTGAGATTACTGCTATTAAAAGGCAGTTGGGTAATCCGGCTGTGGTGAATATCTGCCATAACCTGGATTTCATGGGGGAGTACAGCACATTTAAAAACCTAAATGAGTTAAAAACCGGCATTCCAGCCAGAGGACCCGGTTTCCGTAAGGAAAATCAGGCAAAAGGAGATAATCTGGAAGAGGAGAGAAGGAAGAAAGAAAAAGAAAAACTGCAGCTAAAGTTAAAGGAACTGTCAGAGGAGGATGAAAAAGGTACCTATGAGTTTGGTCCGTCGATTGTCAATATCATTTCGTCCATACCGCAAAGCATAGAGCAGGACAGGCTGTCTCAGATTGCTGTGGGATTCCGTCCTATTGCAGGAAGAATGGAAGGGGAATGA
- a CDS encoding formate/nitrite transporter family protein: MTWPYKNPFCSRVKKNREHSPMKTFINAIIAGIAISIGGVIYLTLENHIAGSFLFSIGLFTIYTFGFNLFTGKVCYIVNEKPSYLVTILIVYIGNFTGTVGAGIIYRHTKLVKLVDHTSELVNVKLSDTLFSTFIMAVMCGIMMCIAVIGYQTIKDGIGKYLTLIMPIMVFILSGYEHSIADMFYFTMGNAWNAKAFLYILVISAGNLAGGSLIPLAKKYLNEEASLLH; this comes from the coding sequence ATGACGTGGCCATACAAAAATCCTTTTTGCAGCCGAGTTAAAAAGAATAGGGAGCATTCACCGATGAAAACATTTATTAACGCGATTATAGCCGGAATTGCCATCAGTATAGGCGGAGTAATCTATTTAACACTTGAGAATCATATAGCAGGTTCTTTTTTATTTTCAATCGGATTATTTACCATATATACCTTTGGATTTAATCTGTTTACAGGAAAGGTTTGTTATATTGTTAACGAAAAACCCTCCTATTTAGTAACAATACTTATTGTATACATAGGTAATTTTACAGGAACAGTTGGAGCCGGGATTATATACAGACATACAAAACTGGTAAAGCTGGTGGATCACACAAGCGAACTTGTGAATGTGAAACTGTCAGATACTCTGTTCAGCACTTTTATCATGGCTGTTATGTGCGGTATTATGATGTGTATCGCAGTTATCGGCTATCAAACCATCAAAGACGGTATTGGAAAGTATTTAACTTTGATCATGCCGATCATGGTATTTATCCTTTCCGGTTATGAACACAGCATAGCAGATATGTTTTATTTTACCATGGGAAATGCCTGGAATGCAAAAGCATTTCTGTATATCCTGGTCATTTCTGCGGGAAATTTAGCAGGGGGAAGCCTTATTCCTTTAGCAAAAAAATATCTTAATGAAGAAGCTTCCCTCCTTCACTAG
- the ychF gene encoding redox-regulated ATPase YchF produces MKLGIVGLPNVGKSTLFNSLTKAGAESANYPFCTIDPNVGVVPVPDVRLGQLAALYDSAKITPAVIEFVDIAGLVKGASKGEGLGNQFLSNIREVDAIVHVVRCFEDGNVIHVDGSVDPLRDIETINLELIFSDLEILDRRIAKSTKGAMNDKSLAKELEILKRIKSHLEDGNLARGMEIEDGDEREFISTLNLLTFKPVIFAANVCEDDLADDGVSNEYVGRVRKFAKENDCEVFVICAQIEQEIAELEEDEKKMFLEDLGLTESGLEKLIAASYHLLGLISYLTAGPTETRAWTIKEGTKAPQAAGKIHSDFERGFIRAEVVNYQDLLDCKTYSAAKEKGLVRLEGKEYVVKDGDVVLFRFNV; encoded by the coding sequence ATGAAACTAGGTATTGTCGGGCTGCCCAACGTGGGTAAAAGCACCTTGTTCAATTCTCTTACAAAGGCCGGTGCAGAGTCTGCTAACTATCCATTTTGTACCATTGATCCCAATGTGGGAGTTGTTCCAGTTCCGGATGTTCGCTTAGGCCAGCTGGCCGCTTTATATGATTCCGCAAAAATCACCCCTGCTGTGATCGAATTTGTCGATATTGCAGGACTTGTAAAAGGAGCTTCCAAGGGGGAAGGTCTGGGCAACCAGTTTCTTTCCAACATCAGGGAGGTGGATGCCATTGTCCATGTGGTTCGCTGCTTTGAGGATGGCAATGTAATTCATGTGGATGGAAGTGTGGATCCCCTGCGTGATATTGAAACCATAAATCTGGAACTGATCTTTTCCGATTTAGAAATATTAGACCGCCGCATCGCCAAATCTACAAAAGGCGCCATGAACGATAAGTCTCTTGCAAAGGAACTGGAAATTTTAAAGAGAATCAAGTCCCACTTAGAGGATGGGAATCTGGCAAGAGGGATGGAGATCGAGGATGGGGATGAACGAGAATTTATTTCCACCCTTAATCTTCTCACCTTCAAGCCTGTGATTTTTGCTGCCAATGTCTGTGAGGATGACCTGGCTGATGACGGGGTTTCCAATGAATACGTTGGAAGGGTCCGCAAATTTGCAAAAGAAAACGACTGTGAAGTTTTCGTCATCTGTGCCCAAATCGAACAGGAAATTGCTGAACTGGAAGAAGATGAAAAAAAGATGTTCTTAGAGGATCTGGGGCTTACAGAATCAGGCCTAGAAAAGTTGATTGCAGCCAGCTACCATTTGCTTGGACTCATCAGCTACTTAACTGCCGGCCCTACGGAAACAAGGGCATGGACCATTAAGGAAGGAACCAAGGCTCCTCAGGCCGCCGGCAAGATCCACTCCGATTTTGAACGGGGCTTTATCCGTGCCGAGGTGGTGAATTACCAGGATCTTCTGGATTGCAAAACCTACAGTGCAGCAAAGGAAAAAGGTCTGGTCCGCCTGGAGGGTAAGGAATATGTAGTTAAGGATGGGGATGTTGTTCTGTTTCGATTTAATGTATAG